The Sedimentisphaera salicampi genome includes a region encoding these proteins:
- the ssb gene encoding single-stranded DNA-binding protein, with protein sequence MASFNKVILLGNLTRDPQFSYLPSGTPLVEFAVATNRKFVGQDGQQREEVCFTDCRMFGKRAEVINKYFKKGSSILVEGRLILDSWTTQDGSKRSRLRVQAENFEFTGGGGGGAQRQGDYQHGGYQQGGYQQPQQQPPQNNQPQQPPQQSSQDAFGGGDDFNPDDIPF encoded by the coding sequence ATGGCCAGCTTTAACAAAGTTATCCTGCTCGGCAACCTAACTAGAGACCCGCAGTTTTCGTATCTGCCAAGCGGCACTCCGCTTGTAGAATTTGCCGTGGCTACGAACCGTAAGTTCGTAGGTCAGGACGGTCAGCAGCGGGAAGAGGTATGTTTTACAGACTGCCGAATGTTTGGCAAGCGGGCAGAAGTTATCAACAAGTATTTCAAAAAGGGCTCTTCAATTCTGGTTGAAGGCAGATTGATTCTCGACAGCTGGACAACTCAAGACGGAAGTAAGCGAAGCAGGCTGCGCGTGCAGGCGGAGAATTTCGAGTTCACCGGAGGCGGTGGCGGTGGGGCTCAAAGACAGGGCGACTACCAGCACGGAGGTTATCAGCAGGGCGGCTATCAGCAGCCTCAACAGCAGCCACCGCAGAATAACCAGCCTCAGCAGCCCCCGCAGCAGTCCTCTCAGGATGCTTTCGGAGGAGGCGACGATTTTAATCCGGATGATATACCGTTCTAA
- the rpsR gene encoding 30S ribosomal protein S18 has protein sequence MKNQRRNKKRRTATIREQNQCRFCRAKTEYVDYMDIDTLSKLLTNRGKIYSRKRSGNCASCQRKVQNAIKRARYMGLLPYQT, from the coding sequence ATGAAAAATCAGAGAAGAAACAAAAAAAGAAGAACTGCCACAATCCGTGAGCAGAATCAATGCCGGTTTTGCAGGGCTAAAACCGAGTATGTCGATTATATGGACATCGATACGCTTTCAAAGCTTCTTACCAACCGCGGCAAGATATATTCCAGAAAACGCAGCGGTAACTGCGCAAGCTGTCAGCGTAAGGTTCAGAACGCCATTAAACGTGCAAGGTATATGGGGCTTCTTCCATACCAGACGTGA
- the rplI gene encoding 50S ribosomal protein L9, with protein sequence MVKVLLLEDIISLGWLGDIVDVKDGYARNYLVPCGLATIPSKENIEAIAEEKAKRANERKLEYEKLCKVAEEVEDASVVIEAKANEQGHLFGSVTPEMIAEKLRENGYEIADEMVAVGHIKEVGEHKVTLKISVDLDASVEVKVVSEGSIPLEEEKPEQPEQEEDELSEAKSETSEE encoded by the coding sequence ATGGTTAAAGTTTTGCTCCTTGAAGATATTATTAGCCTTGGTTGGCTTGGTGATATAGTTGATGTTAAAGACGGCTACGCAAGGAATTATCTCGTCCCCTGCGGCCTTGCAACTATACCTTCCAAAGAAAATATTGAGGCGATAGCAGAAGAAAAGGCTAAGCGTGCCAACGAACGCAAGCTCGAATATGAGAAGCTCTGCAAAGTGGCTGAAGAGGTTGAAGACGCTTCTGTTGTGATTGAAGCGAAGGCAAACGAGCAGGGTCATCTGTTCGGCTCTGTAACACCTGAGATGATTGCTGAGAAGCTTAGAGAAAACGGATATGAGATTGCAGATGAGATGGTTGCTGTAGGCCATATCAAGGAAGTTGGAGAGCACAAAGTTACTCTCAAGATTTCTGTTGATCTGGATGCCTCTGTTGAAGTGAAGGTTGTTTCCGAAGGCAGCATCCCGCTTGAGGAAGAAAAGCCTGAACAGCCGGAGCAGGAAGAAGATGAGCTCTCAGAAGCAAAATCAGAAACCTCAGAAGAATAA
- the dnaB gene encoding replicative DNA helicase, with the protein MSSQKQNQKPQKNNSSKAEAPAQRSSDSDLIQAKSLPESFEAEVSVLGSMILDRNCVNDIVQKLSPESFYRPENRIIYDALVSLYEQLPPDKNMDLVLIKNELLRRKQFEDAGGQDYLKKIPASVATPANAEYYTKIVHEKFILRQLINTVSEVLDLAYDPGGEISEKLDQAEKKIFEVTGERVSGEAESMRDLLVKAFEEIDKRTGEAITGIPTGFTKLDTMTTGLHEGELIIMAGRPSMGKTSFAMNIAEHIGADEEQPVLIFSLEMGRLQLAERMLCSRGMIDSQAVRRGVMDSDVFQELLDTSENLSQAPIFIDDTPGMTPLEIRAKARRLKAQYDIKAVFVDYLQLMTLGGRVESRQNEISAISRQLKAMARELDVPVVVLSQLNRAAEQREDHRPRMSDLRESGSIEQDADVVMLIHREDYYHRQEAEYEFDNQAEIIIAKQRNGPTGIVNLKFHGEFTRFDNISTVDEPF; encoded by the coding sequence ATGAGCTCTCAGAAGCAAAATCAGAAACCTCAGAAGAATAATTCTTCTAAGGCAGAAGCACCTGCACAGCGTTCATCGGATTCGGATTTGATTCAGGCCAAATCCTTGCCTGAATCGTTTGAGGCCGAGGTGTCAGTGCTGGGCTCTATGATTCTGGATAGAAATTGCGTGAACGATATCGTCCAGAAGCTCAGCCCAGAGTCTTTTTACCGCCCGGAAAACCGCATCATATATGATGCCCTCGTTTCGCTTTATGAACAGCTCCCACCAGATAAGAATATGGACCTTGTTCTTATCAAGAATGAGCTGTTAAGGCGGAAACAGTTTGAAGATGCAGGAGGGCAGGACTATCTGAAAAAGATTCCTGCAAGCGTTGCAACTCCTGCAAACGCCGAATATTACACTAAGATTGTTCACGAGAAGTTTATCCTCAGACAGCTTATCAATACGGTAAGCGAGGTGCTGGACTTGGCATACGACCCGGGCGGGGAGATAAGCGAAAAGCTTGATCAGGCCGAGAAAAAGATATTCGAGGTAACTGGTGAACGTGTCAGCGGCGAGGCCGAGTCTATGCGTGATCTTCTCGTTAAGGCATTCGAGGAGATCGACAAACGAACAGGCGAAGCAATAACCGGAATCCCCACAGGTTTTACCAAACTCGACACTATGACTACCGGCCTCCACGAGGGAGAGCTTATTATAATGGCGGGGCGGCCGAGTATGGGTAAAACAAGCTTTGCAATGAATATTGCTGAGCATATCGGCGCTGATGAAGAGCAGCCGGTGTTGATTTTCTCCCTTGAGATGGGTCGTCTCCAGCTTGCAGAACGTATGCTCTGCAGCAGGGGAATGATAGATTCGCAGGCCGTAAGGAGGGGAGTGATGGATTCTGATGTTTTCCAGGAGCTTCTCGATACTAGCGAAAACCTCTCTCAGGCCCCGATCTTTATTGATGATACACCGGGTATGACGCCGCTTGAGATCAGGGCAAAGGCAAGAAGGCTGAAAGCTCAGTATGATATAAAGGCGGTATTTGTTGATTACCTCCAGCTTATGACCCTCGGGGGAAGGGTGGAATCAAGGCAGAACGAGATAAGCGCAATTTCCAGACAGCTCAAGGCTATGGCAAGAGAGCTTGATGTCCCGGTGGTTGTGCTCAGTCAGCTCAATCGTGCTGCCGAGCAGAGAGAAGACCACCGACCTCGTATGAGCGATCTCCGTGAAAGCGGGAGTATTGAACAGGACGCAGATGTTGTTATGCTTATACACCGCGAAGACTATTACCACAGGCAGGAAGCCGAGTATGAATTTGATAACCAAGCGGAAATAATTATAGCAAAGCAGAGAAACGGGCCTACTGGTATTGTGAATCTCAAGTTCCACGGCGAATTTACAAGATTTGACAATATCAGTACTGTTGATGAGCCGTTTTGA
- the bamA gene encoding outer membrane protein assembly factor BamA gives MLKRVVALVLFAALACGLVQAEDLRIVELKVKGNATLSKSKILSTVSARPGQTLDEQSLSQDTEKLAELDAVQFAYYNTEPVEGGVKLNFVVVEKMLISEISFYGNDKISDKTLSDLVDFDKGDYLEKITLAAALDSIRNKYTEKGYYFAEVKLGEKELEQGKVIFRIEEGPRIKVTGVRYKGNTVFTEKQLDSVVKFDSRILFLFKRDYNTKKIEQDIEAIEEEYRSAGYINVDCNAEPDLNEKLNKAEVVFYINEGRQCKVLDHSIKGVSFFDKEQIENMLKVKKGMAYDSEAVKKTRENIRDKYLEKGFIEARIRAERDFTDNGDVRLVYDIDEGKRFKIGEVRITGNYQTHDKVVRRELDYEGFKPGRWYDGKEAKGNGKGQLEKDVKQATLAEDVFIKSVDGEKPGTKDAVVNITEGMTGMVMFGAGIDSNNGLVGQVIYEQRNFDIQDWPESLSEFFDGRSFKGAGQRLRISLEPGTEVNRYSIDFTDPYAWERPFSLNLGSSRFWRGRECYDEERTKGYIGLTRRYEDDWYLGIRLRAENVTVSDLDADSPQEIYDVEGDTGLFGTKFSAKKKVTDDKYIPTEGYVFDASFEQVTGDYNFGVVSSSYTNYETLKEDLAGRRTVFSTKIYGAAILGDAPPFEKFYAGGSGSLRGFDYRGVSPRGESTTTPGVYDDPIGSDWIAIGTAEITFPLASDRYNWLLFGDAGMIDEGGPRTSIGTGIEILIPQWFGPVPMRFEIAAPITKEGEDETEFFSFSMGRLF, from the coding sequence ATGCTGAAAAGAGTCGTTGCATTAGTATTGTTTGCTGCTTTGGCTTGCGGTTTGGTTCAAGCCGAAGATTTGCGGATTGTCGAGCTTAAAGTAAAAGGTAACGCTACCCTCTCCAAATCCAAGATACTCAGCACGGTATCCGCCCGCCCGGGGCAAACCCTTGATGAGCAGTCTTTATCTCAGGATACTGAAAAACTGGCGGAGCTGGATGCTGTTCAATTCGCTTACTACAACACCGAACCAGTTGAAGGCGGGGTTAAGCTTAATTTTGTTGTTGTTGAGAAAATGCTCATTTCGGAAATTTCCTTTTACGGAAATGACAAGATCAGTGATAAGACCCTCTCAGACCTTGTTGATTTTGATAAGGGAGACTATCTCGAGAAAATTACGCTGGCAGCTGCTCTGGATAGCATAAGGAATAAATATACCGAAAAAGGGTACTACTTTGCCGAGGTAAAGCTCGGCGAAAAAGAGCTCGAGCAGGGTAAAGTGATATTCAGAATTGAGGAAGGCCCGCGAATCAAGGTTACAGGCGTTCGCTATAAGGGGAATACTGTCTTTACTGAAAAACAGCTCGACAGCGTTGTTAAGTTTGATTCCAGAATACTCTTTCTATTCAAGAGAGATTACAATACCAAGAAAATTGAGCAGGATATTGAGGCTATTGAAGAGGAGTATCGCTCTGCGGGCTATATAAATGTTGACTGCAATGCCGAGCCAGATTTGAACGAAAAGCTCAATAAGGCTGAGGTGGTGTTTTATATAAATGAGGGCAGGCAGTGCAAAGTGTTGGATCACAGCATCAAAGGGGTGAGCTTTTTTGATAAAGAACAGATTGAAAATATGCTCAAGGTTAAGAAAGGTATGGCCTACGACAGCGAGGCCGTAAAGAAAACCAGAGAAAATATCAGAGACAAGTATCTTGAAAAGGGCTTTATTGAAGCGAGAATCAGAGCCGAGAGGGATTTTACAGACAATGGAGATGTGAGGCTCGTTTACGATATTGATGAGGGGAAGCGTTTTAAAATAGGAGAGGTGAGGATCACCGGCAACTACCAAACTCACGATAAGGTCGTCAGAAGAGAGCTTGATTATGAGGGCTTCAAGCCTGGAAGATGGTACGACGGCAAAGAAGCCAAAGGAAACGGAAAAGGCCAGCTCGAGAAGGATGTAAAGCAGGCAACTCTGGCCGAAGACGTTTTCATCAAGTCTGTGGACGGGGAAAAGCCTGGAACCAAGGATGCCGTTGTGAATATCACAGAAGGTATGACGGGAATGGTTATGTTTGGTGCAGGGATTGACAGCAATAACGGCCTTGTAGGGCAGGTTATTTATGAGCAGAGGAATTTCGATATTCAGGACTGGCCGGAATCGCTCAGCGAGTTTTTCGATGGGCGGTCTTTCAAGGGTGCCGGCCAGAGGTTGAGAATCTCCCTCGAGCCCGGTACAGAAGTAAATCGCTATTCAATAGATTTTACCGACCCTTACGCATGGGAACGCCCTTTCAGCTTGAATCTCGGCTCCTCACGCTTCTGGAGAGGCAGAGAATGCTACGATGAGGAGAGAACCAAGGGCTATATCGGACTTACAAGACGCTATGAAGACGACTGGTATCTTGGAATAAGACTGCGCGCCGAAAATGTAACAGTATCTGATCTCGACGCAGATTCGCCGCAGGAGATTTATGATGTTGAAGGCGATACAGGCCTTTTCGGAACGAAATTCTCAGCCAAGAAGAAGGTAACAGACGACAAATATATCCCCACAGAGGGCTATGTGTTCGATGCCTCCTTTGAACAGGTTACAGGCGATTACAACTTTGGCGTTGTAAGCTCCTCATACACAAATTACGAGACGCTCAAGGAAGATTTGGCCGGCAGAAGAACCGTATTCTCAACGAAGATATACGGTGCGGCTATTCTTGGTGATGCTCCGCCGTTTGAGAAATTCTATGCAGGCGGTTCTGGCAGCCTTAGAGGATTTGACTACCGCGGCGTGAGCCCGAGAGGCGAGAGCACAACCACGCCCGGCGTTTATGACGACCCAATCGGGAGCGACTGGATCGCCATCGGCACTGCCGAGATCACCTTCCCACTCGCAAGCGACCGCTACAATTGGCTTCTCTTTGGCGATGCGGGGAT